A window from Ciona intestinalis unplaced genomic scaffold, KH HT000130.2, whole genome shotgun sequence encodes these proteins:
- the LOC108950384 gene encoding cell wall protein DAN4-like isoform X2 — protein MFANLCKVFLCVFHFSKALECYRCDNGKTEADCQQTTLCSIDQNMCYTEVRNTWDGEVSIMKSCYQDLACQTLVSQNGHNCPNVCAICCSGDLCNTRGPEFCSCEILTTTTIATTPPPTTTTETTRTTTTTAKTTTLNTARPTTRTTSSATNPMTTEIQNTTQAELETTTAARITDTTQDACTELKDIPLASTKLLCDEGNFTSCMSSNHSPIIVLDNDEYTINHKPSTTYNCRKLQSDTTVNLGTTSSSMTLSCVKLHPSASTTTVVNLEPSQPNYEGNLTIYCDFEDIFSDSLIEALPNPCNPTYIRCFVIFYPASLPGFTPTEATQSSEVTQTIEVTQAVKDVLSSSSQGVAVWLIIVIAIACTIAVVVSFVFLYKAMSSRGIYRVNKVTPKSPDIKNAKINT, from the exons ATGTTTGCAAATctatgtaaagtttttttatgtgtgttcCATTTTAGCAAAG CATTGGAATGTTACCGGTGTGACAATGGGAAAACCGAAGCAGATTGCCAACAGACGACCCTATGCAGCATCGACCAA AACATGTGTTATACGGAGGTACGGAACACATGGGACGGCGAAGTGTCAATCATGAAGTCGTGTTACCAGGATCTTGCGTGTCAAACCCTTGTATCGCAAAACGGCCACAATTGTCCCAACGTTTGCGCCATTTGTTGCTCCGGTGATCTTTGCAATACCAGAGGACCCGAGTTTTGCTCGTGTGAAATAT TGACAACTACAACAATTGCTACCACACcaccaccaacaacaacaacagaaacaacaagaacaacaacaacaacagcaaaaacAACAACGTTAAATACAGCTAGGCCAACAACACGAACGACTTCCTCAGCTACCAACCCAATGACAActgaaatacaaaacacaacacaagCTGAATTGGAAACAACTACAGCAGCACGTATAACTGATACAACGCAAG ATGCGTGCACTGAACTTAAAGATATTCCGTTGGCATCTACTAAGCTTTTATGCGATGAAGGCAACTTT ACATCATGCATGTCGTCCAACCATTCCCCGATCATAGTGCTTGACAATGATGAATATACAATCAACCACAAACCGTCAACTACTTATAACTGCCGGAAGTTACAATCAGACACAACAGTAAACTTGGGAACAACCAGCAGCTCAATGACTTTATCTTGCGTTAAATTGCATCCATCTGCTTCTActacaacagttgttaatcTTGAACCAAGTCAACCAAACTACGAGGGAAACTTAACCATTTACTGCGACTTTGAAGATATTTTTAGCGACTCTTTAATAGAAGCACTGCCTAACCCTTGCAACCCAACCTATATACGATGTTTCGTGATTTTCTACCCGGCATCACTGCCAGGATTTACACCAACCGAAGCCACGCAAAGTTCCGAAGTCACTCAAACTATCGAAGTCACCCAAGCGGTCAAAGACGTTCTGTCGTCGTCCTCGCAAGGTGTCGCTGTGTGGCTGATCATCGTCATAGCAATAGCTTGCACAATAGCAGTTGTTGTATCGTTCGTGTTCTTGTACAAAGCG ATGAGTAGCAGAGGAATATACCGAGTCAATAAAGTGACGCCGAAATCACCTGATATCAAGAACGCAAAGATAAACACATGA
- the LOC108950384 gene encoding cell wall protein DAN4-like isoform X1 has product MFANLCKVFLCVFHFSKALECYRCDNGKTEADCQQTTLCSIDQNMCYTEVRNTWDGEVSIMKSCYQDLACQTLVSQNGHNCPNVCAICCSGDLCNTRGPEFCSCEILTTTTIATTPPPTTTTETTRTTTTTAKTTTLNTARPTTRTTSSATNPMTTEIQNTTQAELETTTAARITDTTQDACTELKDIPLASTKLLCDEGNFTSCMSSNHSPIIVLDNDEYTINHKPSTTYNCRKLQSDTTVNLGTTSSSMTLSCVKLHPSASTTTVVNLEPSQPNYEGNLTIYCDFEDIFSDSLIEALPNPCNPTYIRCFVIFYPASLPGFTPTEATQSSEVTQTIEVTQAVKDVLSSSSQGVAVWLIIVIAIACTIAVVVSFVFLYKATSSPQPSCLMRLSSKGEHPVFEEEGKSSKQSLRLQLKTLDLFKPPCNNNNRVGISPDAVTTFVEQPAQYMEPYPEEDWLKRWPYYLQIQRALSKCELRKTL; this is encoded by the exons ATGTTTGCAAATctatgtaaagtttttttatgtgtgttcCATTTTAGCAAAG CATTGGAATGTTACCGGTGTGACAATGGGAAAACCGAAGCAGATTGCCAACAGACGACCCTATGCAGCATCGACCAA AACATGTGTTATACGGAGGTACGGAACACATGGGACGGCGAAGTGTCAATCATGAAGTCGTGTTACCAGGATCTTGCGTGTCAAACCCTTGTATCGCAAAACGGCCACAATTGTCCCAACGTTTGCGCCATTTGTTGCTCCGGTGATCTTTGCAATACCAGAGGACCCGAGTTTTGCTCGTGTGAAATAT TGACAACTACAACAATTGCTACCACACcaccaccaacaacaacaacagaaacaacaagaacaacaacaacaacagcaaaaacAACAACGTTAAATACAGCTAGGCCAACAACACGAACGACTTCCTCAGCTACCAACCCAATGACAActgaaatacaaaacacaacacaagCTGAATTGGAAACAACTACAGCAGCACGTATAACTGATACAACGCAAG ATGCGTGCACTGAACTTAAAGATATTCCGTTGGCATCTACTAAGCTTTTATGCGATGAAGGCAACTTT ACATCATGCATGTCGTCCAACCATTCCCCGATCATAGTGCTTGACAATGATGAATATACAATCAACCACAAACCGTCAACTACTTATAACTGCCGGAAGTTACAATCAGACACAACAGTAAACTTGGGAACAACCAGCAGCTCAATGACTTTATCTTGCGTTAAATTGCATCCATCTGCTTCTActacaacagttgttaatcTTGAACCAAGTCAACCAAACTACGAGGGAAACTTAACCATTTACTGCGACTTTGAAGATATTTTTAGCGACTCTTTAATAGAAGCACTGCCTAACCCTTGCAACCCAACCTATATACGATGTTTCGTGATTTTCTACCCGGCATCACTGCCAGGATTTACACCAACCGAAGCCACGCAAAGTTCCGAAGTCACTCAAACTATCGAAGTCACCCAAGCGGTCAAAGACGTTCTGTCGTCGTCCTCGCAAGGTGTCGCTGTGTGGCTGATCATCGTCATAGCAATAGCTTGCACAATAGCAGTTGTTGTATCGTTCGTGTTCTTGTACAAAGCG ACCTCAAGCCCACAACCTAGCTGTCTCATGCGCCTGTCGAGCAAGGGCGAACATCCAGTATTTGAAGAAGAAGGTAAATCATCGAAACAATCACTTCGACTTCAATTGAAAACATTAGACTTATTCAAGCCACCATGCAATAACAACAACCGTGTTGGAATATCACCTGATGCGGTCACAACATTTGTTGAACAACCAGCACAATACATGGAGCCCTACCCTGAAGAAGACTGGTTGAAACGATGGCCTTACTATCTACAAATACAGCGCGCACTTTCAAAATGCGAACTCAGAAAAACTCTATAA
- the LOC108950385 gene encoding uncharacterized protein LOC108950385, producing the protein MKCIWFVLLVEVMSVVDSHRPLTNEGSYELSLSSKKAKTKAEIGYMMCLPKVPDYVNATARPSNPSLPHKFNVTILEIKRGSFVVEINRIDQAIGWDRMPITVDWSSYIGKGLFYQNLILWFPDAADIKEMTLNTASKSCIDNGGRLVDIVDKAMYDVVYNYSRQTIVFGSNPWVDIWLGLSYNTTTDTVTQSNGKPGYNGGWYPYNAPARGSGTETYTGLFLRIVQPSSTSILHGVLNDSPTSPYTATQLCST; encoded by the exons ATGAAGTGCATTTGGTTTGTGTTGCTTGTAGAGGTTATGAGCGTAGTTGATTCAC ATCGACCACTGACCAACGAGGGGAGTTATGAACTATCTCTGTCTTCCAAAAAAGCTAAAACAAAGGCAGAGATAGGCTACATGATGTGCTTGCCCAAAGTTCCGGATTACGTTAACGCAACAGCAAGACCGAGCAACCCATCTTTGCCCCACAAGTTCAACGTGACCATTCTTGAAATTAAGAGAGGAAGCTTTGTAGTTGAAATAAATCGAATTGATCAAGCTATAGGTTGGGATAGGATGCCGATAACTGTGGATTGGTCCTCGTATATAG GTAAAGGATTGTTTTATCAGAATCTGATCCTTTGGTTTCCTGATGCTGCAGATATAAAAGAAATGACCCTTAACACAGCATCGAAGTCCTGCATTGACAATGGCGGTCGATTGGTGGATATTGTGGATAAAGCGATGTACGACGTGGTTTATAATTACAGTCGACAAACCATCGTATTCGGATCAAATCCTTGGGTTGATATTTGGCTCGGTTTAAGTTACAACACAACG ACTGATACAGTGACGCAGAGCAACGGGAAACCTGGTTATAATGGAGGTTGGTATCCTTATAATGCTCCGGCTAGAGGAAGTGGAACCGAGACGTACACTGGATTGTTTCTTCGCATCGTACAACCGAGTTCAACCAGCATCTTGCACGGAGTGCTTAATGATTCCCCGACATCGCCTTATACCGCTACACAATTATGTTCAACCTAA